A region of Gemmatimonadales bacterium DNA encodes the following proteins:
- a CDS encoding enoyl-CoA hydratase-related protein, with protein sequence MSYQTLLLEIRDGFAILTINRPDKLNALNDTVVAELHDAARALKANADVRGIILTGSGPKAFVAGADIGDLANQGVLDGRDRALTGQSMLRDFETMGKPVLAAVNGFALGGGCELAMACHIRIASENARFGQPEVNLGITPGYGGTQRLPRIVGKGNALYMLLSGEHVNAPDALRMGLVSKVVPQDQLMAEAEKLMRTIIAKGPIALALTMDAVDRGLEMTLEEGLRLEADAFGLVASTKDMKEGLTAFLEKRPAKFEGR encoded by the coding sequence ATGAGCTACCAGACCCTCCTCCTCGAGATCCGAGACGGGTTCGCGATCCTGACGATCAACCGCCCCGACAAGCTCAACGCCCTGAACGACACCGTCGTCGCCGAGCTGCACGACGCGGCCCGGGCGCTCAAGGCCAATGCCGACGTGCGCGGCATCATCCTGACCGGCAGCGGCCCCAAGGCCTTCGTCGCGGGCGCCGACATCGGTGACCTGGCCAACCAGGGCGTCCTCGACGGCCGCGACCGCGCCCTCACCGGCCAGAGCATGCTCCGCGACTTCGAGACGATGGGCAAGCCGGTCCTCGCGGCGGTGAACGGTTTCGCGCTGGGCGGCGGTTGCGAGCTGGCGATGGCCTGCCACATCCGGATCGCGAGCGAGAACGCGCGCTTCGGCCAGCCCGAGGTCAACCTCGGCATCACGCCGGGGTATGGCGGGACGCAGCGGCTCCCCCGCATCGTCGGCAAGGGGAACGCGCTCTACATGCTCTTGAGCGGCGAGCACGTCAACGCGCCGGACGCGCTCCGCATGGGCCTGGTGAGCAAGGTGGTCCCGCAGGACCAGCTCATGGCCGAGGCGGAGAAGTTGATGAGGACGATCATCGCGAAGGGGCCGATCGCGCTCGCACTGACGATGGATGCGGTGGATCGCGGGCTCGAGATGACGCTCGAAGAAGGGCTCCGACTCGAGGCCGACGCGTTCGGGCTCGTCGCATCGACGAAGGACATGAAGGAAGGGCTGACGGCGTTCCTCGAGAAGCGGCCGGCGAAGTTTGAAGGACGATAG
- the mtnA gene encoding S-methyl-5-thioribose-1-phosphate isomerase: MEFRTVSWAPSGALRILDQTLLPVEECYLDLDTVEAVIEAIQSLRVRGAPAIGIAAAMGLVSSLRSIFRETREVFLAEVEGRAERIGASRPTAVNLGWAMERMRRVARSTQGSAAAVFEALLQEAQAIWREDVEMCRRIGEHGQVLMKKREKGEIGEKGEIRVLTHCNTGALATGGIGTALGVVYTAVRSGKHVHVFTDETRPLLQGSRLTAWELSKAGIPYSVLPDSAAASLIAQDGVDIVLVGADRVARNGDTANKVGTYPLALVAHRHAVPFYVVAPTTSFDLSCPSGDEIPIEQRGALEVTHPLGRQAAPEGSAVFNPAFDVTPAELVTGYVTEQGILHPPFGPT; encoded by the coding sequence GTGGAATTCAGAACGGTGAGTTGGGCGCCGTCGGGGGCGCTGCGCATCCTCGATCAGACGCTGCTGCCGGTGGAGGAGTGCTATCTCGACCTCGATACCGTCGAAGCGGTGATCGAGGCCATCCAGTCTCTCCGGGTGCGTGGCGCGCCGGCGATAGGCATCGCCGCGGCGATGGGGCTGGTGTCGTCGCTGCGGTCGATCTTCCGCGAGACGCGCGAGGTGTTCCTCGCCGAGGTGGAGGGGCGTGCCGAGCGGATCGGGGCGTCGCGGCCGACGGCGGTGAACCTCGGCTGGGCGATGGAACGGATGCGGCGGGTGGCGCGCTCGACCCAGGGCAGCGCGGCGGCGGTGTTCGAGGCGCTATTGCAGGAAGCGCAGGCGATCTGGCGCGAGGATGTCGAGATGTGTCGGAGGATTGGGGAGCATGGGCAGGTGCTGATGAAGAAAAGGGAGAAAGGGGAGATAGGTGAGAAAGGGGAGATACGGGTGCTGACCCACTGCAACACTGGGGCGCTGGCGACCGGGGGGATCGGGACCGCGCTCGGCGTGGTTTACACGGCGGTGCGCAGTGGCAAGCACGTGCACGTTTTCACCGATGAGACGCGGCCGCTCTTGCAGGGAAGCCGACTCACCGCGTGGGAACTGTCCAAGGCTGGGATACCCTACAGCGTGTTGCCGGACTCGGCCGCCGCCTCGCTGATCGCGCAGGACGGGGTGGACATCGTGCTCGTCGGCGCCGACCGAGTGGCGAGGAACGGTGACACGGCGAACAAGGTCGGGACGTATCCGCTCGCGCTGGTCGCGCACCGACACGCGGTCCCGTTCTACGTCGTTGCGCCGACGACTTCGTTCGATCTCTCCTGCCCGAGCGGTGACGAGATTCCGATCGAGCAGCGCGGCGCGCTGGAGGTGACGCATCCGCTGGGCCGCCAGGCGGCGCCGGAGGGGAGCGCGGTGTTCAATCCGGCGTTCGACGTGACGCCGGCGGAGCTGGTGACGGGCTACGTGACGGAGCAGGGGATCCTGCACCCACCGTTCGGGCCCACATGA